The Listeria welshimeri serovar 6b str. SLCC5334 genome has a window encoding:
- a CDS encoding Gfo/Idh/MocA family protein: MTLKVGIIGCGGIANGKHMPSLFKAEKAEMVAFCDIVLEKAEAAAKEFGAENASVYTNYMELLQDKSIDVIHVCTPNISHAEISIAAMEAGKHVMCEKPMAKTTAEAKSMIEASERTGRKLTIGYQNRFRKDSDYLHQVCENGELGDIYYAKAKAIRRRAVPTWGVFLDEEAQGGGPLIDIGTHALDLTLWMMDNYKPKYVVGNSYHKLAKKENAANAWGSWDPNKFTVEDSAFGFITMENGATIVLEASWALNTLDVGEARTSLSGTEGGADMEDGLRINGEAHSQMFEKKIQLEAGGVDFYDGTGDDPALIEAEQWLEAIINDTDPVVKPEQALVVTQILEAIYESSKTGQPVYFN; the protein is encoded by the coding sequence ATGACATTGAAAGTTGGAATTATTGGTTGTGGAGGCATTGCAAACGGTAAGCATATGCCAAGTTTATTCAAAGCTGAAAAAGCAGAAATGGTTGCTTTTTGCGATATCGTTTTAGAAAAAGCAGAAGCAGCAGCAAAAGAATTTGGTGCGGAAAATGCAAGCGTATACACAAACTATATGGAATTACTTCAAGACAAATCCATCGATGTCATTCATGTTTGTACACCAAATATTTCGCATGCTGAGATTTCTATTGCAGCAATGGAAGCAGGTAAACACGTGATGTGCGAAAAACCAATGGCAAAAACAACAGCAGAAGCAAAAAGTATGATTGAAGCTTCCGAACGAACTGGAAGGAAACTAACGATTGGTTATCAAAATAGATTCCGTAAAGACTCTGATTACTTGCACCAAGTATGCGAAAATGGCGAATTAGGTGATATCTATTATGCCAAAGCAAAAGCGATTCGTCGCCGGGCAGTTCCAACTTGGGGAGTATTTCTAGACGAAGAAGCTCAAGGCGGTGGACCACTTATTGATATTGGTACACATGCACTTGATTTAACGCTTTGGATGATGGATAACTATAAACCAAAATATGTAGTAGGAAACAGCTATCATAAACTTGCTAAGAAAGAAAATGCTGCAAATGCTTGGGGCTCGTGGGATCCAAATAAATTTACTGTAGAAGATTCTGCATTTGGTTTTATCACAATGGAAAACGGCGCAACGATTGTTTTAGAAGCTAGTTGGGCGCTTAATACTTTAGATGTTGGCGAAGCGAGAACTTCTCTATCCGGAACAGAAGGTGGCGCGGATATGGAAGACGGCTTACGGATTAACGGCGAAGCACACAGCCAAATGTTTGAAAAGAAAATCCAATTAGAAGCAGGTGGCGTTGATTTTTATGACGGTACAGGAGATGACCCTGCTTTAATCGAAGCGGAACAATGGTTAGAAGCGATTATAAATGATACAGATCCCGTAGTAAAACCAGAACAAGCACTTGTTGTAACACAAATTTTAGAAGCTATCTATGAATCATCCAAAACGGGTCAACCAGTTTATTTTAATTAA
- a CDS encoding ThuA domain-containing protein has protein sequence MTRVTVWNEFLHEKEDDAVLAIYPDGIHGQIAGFLEKAGMDTATATLEEPEHGLTEEVLANTDVLIWWGHMGHDRVEDEIVDRVQKRVLEGMGLVVLHSGHMSKIFMRLMGTSCDLKWREANERERLWVVDPTHPIAKGIGEFIELDEEEMYGEHFDIPTPDELIFLGWFEGGEVFRSGITYKRGNGRIFYFQPGHESYPTYHHPDIQQVIINGVHWCAESRKTYPAYGNHQPLEQIGRK, from the coding sequence ATGACGCGCGTAACAGTATGGAACGAATTTTTACATGAAAAAGAGGATGATGCAGTGCTAGCAATTTATCCAGATGGAATTCATGGACAAATTGCTGGTTTCCTAGAAAAAGCAGGAATGGATACAGCAACAGCTACTTTGGAAGAACCAGAACACGGACTTACAGAAGAAGTTTTAGCGAACACAGATGTACTTATTTGGTGGGGACATATGGGACACGACCGTGTGGAAGATGAAATTGTCGATCGTGTGCAAAAACGTGTTTTAGAAGGCATGGGGCTTGTTGTCTTACATTCAGGTCATATGTCGAAAATATTTATGCGTTTAATGGGAACAAGCTGTGACTTGAAATGGCGAGAAGCGAATGAAAGAGAGCGACTTTGGGTAGTGGATCCAACACACCCAATTGCAAAAGGCATCGGCGAATTTATCGAATTAGACGAAGAAGAGATGTATGGAGAGCATTTTGATATCCCAACTCCTGATGAACTCATTTTCTTAGGTTGGTTCGAAGGTGGGGAAGTTTTCCGCAGTGGTATTACGTACAAACGAGGAAATGGTCGGATTTTCTATTTCCAACCAGGTCACGAATCTTACCCAACGTACCATCATCCTGATATACAACAAGTAATTATCAACGGCGTCCATTGGTGCGCAGAAAGTCGAAAAACATACCCAGCATATGGGAATCACCAACCACTTGAACAAATAGGGAGGAAATAA
- a CDS encoding sugar phosphate isomerase/epimerase family protein, giving the protein MKAKIALQLWSVKEACEDDFFGTLEKVAEMGYDGVEFAGYYGKSASEIKTKLAELGLEVAGSHISKEMLEAELEDVIVFERELGNKFIICPYADFETKQEWLSFAEKLREIAKTIQQAGMQFGYHNHAHELEKVDDAIILENLLGNVPEMIAELDTYWIEYAGVGVIPFIEKYRNRVPLVHIKDKSKTSKESTIIGEGILDISGYVKTAIASGTKWLIIEQEAFEEDPLTSVAKGYTYLANVLEGK; this is encoded by the coding sequence ATGAAAGCAAAAATAGCGTTACAGTTGTGGAGTGTCAAGGAAGCTTGTGAAGATGATTTCTTTGGAACATTAGAAAAAGTAGCCGAAATGGGTTATGACGGTGTGGAATTCGCTGGCTATTACGGAAAATCTGCCAGTGAAATTAAAACAAAATTAGCTGAACTTGGACTAGAAGTAGCGGGATCACATATTAGTAAAGAAATGCTTGAAGCAGAATTAGAAGATGTGATTGTTTTTGAACGCGAATTAGGTAATAAATTCATTATTTGCCCTTACGCTGACTTTGAAACGAAGCAAGAATGGCTTTCTTTTGCGGAAAAACTACGTGAAATTGCGAAAACTATCCAACAAGCTGGAATGCAATTTGGCTATCATAATCATGCCCATGAATTAGAAAAAGTAGATGACGCTATTATCTTAGAAAATTTACTTGGAAATGTACCTGAGATGATTGCGGAATTAGATACTTATTGGATAGAGTATGCAGGGGTCGGAGTAATTCCTTTTATTGAAAAATATCGCAATCGTGTGCCACTTGTCCATATTAAAGATAAATCAAAAACGAGCAAGGAAAGTACGATTATTGGTGAAGGAATTCTCGATATTTCTGGGTACGTGAAAACAGCAATCGCATCAGGAACGAAGTGGCTAATTATTGAGCAAGAAGCATTTGAGGAAGACCCGCTAACAAGTGTTGCCAAAGGTTATACATATTTAGCGAATGTATTGGAGGGGAAATAA
- a CDS encoding sugar phosphate isomerase/epimerase family protein — translation MKLGVFTPLFANLSLEEMLDKVKAAGLDAVEIGTGGNPGNHHCPTDELLASEEARKEYLDKFTSRGLTISAFSCHDNPISPNKEEAAASDEILRKSIKLASLMNVPVVNTFSGTAGDSDDAKAPNWPVIPWPTIYSDIKTWQWETKLIPYWKGIGELAAASGVKIGIELHGGFLCHTPYTILKLREETNDAIGVNLDPSHLWWQGIDPVGAIKILGKAGAIHHFHAKDTYLDQDNINMYGLTDMQPYGDVQTRSWTFRSVGCGHSLTEWSDIMSALRTYGYDYVVSIEHEDPLMSIDEGFDRAVTNLQSILIKDKPLDMWWA, via the coding sequence ATGAAATTAGGCGTATTTACACCATTATTTGCTAATTTATCATTAGAAGAAATGTTAGACAAAGTAAAAGCGGCAGGTCTTGATGCAGTAGAAATCGGAACTGGCGGAAACCCTGGAAATCACCACTGCCCAACGGATGAACTATTAGCAAGTGAGGAAGCTCGCAAAGAATATTTAGATAAATTTACTAGTCGGGGATTAACTATTAGCGCATTTAGTTGTCATGATAACCCAATTTCTCCAAATAAAGAAGAAGCGGCAGCATCCGATGAAATTTTACGCAAATCGATTAAACTTGCTTCCTTAATGAATGTCCCGGTTGTTAATACATTTTCTGGCACAGCTGGTGATAGTGACGATGCCAAAGCACCAAACTGGCCGGTAATTCCTTGGCCTACTATCTATAGCGATATTAAAACGTGGCAATGGGAAACAAAACTAATTCCATATTGGAAAGGAATTGGTGAACTTGCAGCAGCTTCCGGCGTTAAAATTGGTATTGAATTACACGGCGGGTTCTTATGTCATACACCATATACAATTTTAAAACTGCGGGAAGAAACAAATGATGCTATTGGTGTTAATTTAGATCCTAGTCATTTATGGTGGCAAGGAATTGACCCAGTTGGTGCTATTAAAATCTTAGGTAAAGCTGGAGCAATCCATCATTTCCATGCAAAAGATACTTATTTGGATCAAGATAATATTAATATGTATGGTTTGACAGATATGCAACCATATGGCGATGTTCAAACGAGAAGCTGGACATTCCGTTCCGTGGGTTGCGGCCATAGTTTGACAGAATGGTCGGATATTATGAGCGCGCTTAGAACATATGGATACGATTATGTAGTTAGTATTGAACATGAAGATCCATTAATGTCGATTGACGAAGGTTTCGACCGTGCCGTTACTAATTTACAATCAATTTTAATTAAAGACAAACCACTAGATATGTGGTGGGCTTAA
- a CDS encoding ribonucleoside-diphosphate reductase subunit alpha, whose amino-acid sequence MKWGLQMTTYIVKDGGNRKLPFDKSRLDGYLEKIHEEFPKLDLEDYKRKVFNFVEKKEDYAADELVDYLIREAEARTDIHIAEWEHFAARLYLNKLYKKASKNRFYNDDDKYGSYVGLQESLGERGIYSGNILKNYSKEDLIVAGKLIDPEKDKLFTYNGLYLLATRYLATDSERNVYELPQERWLTIALYLMQNEPKEKRMKLVEEAYWALSNLYMTVATPTLANAGKVGGQLSSCFIDTVDDSLQGIYDSNTDVARVSKHGGGVGAYLGYVRSTGAAIRGVKGASGGVIPWIKQLNNTAVSVDQLGQRKGAIAVYLDVFHKDIESFLDLRLNNGDQRLRAHDVFTAVCIPDIFMEAVERRGEWYLFDPHEVKAKKGWYLQDFYDESKGIGTFREKYEELVADETISKKIVKAIDIMKRIMMSQLETGNPFMFYRDEVNRMNPNKHEGMVYSSNLCTEIMQNMSPTKMIQEIISGDQIVITKQAGDFVVCNLSSVNLGRAVLAEEEGTLERLIEVEVRMLDNVIDLNELPVPQATITNQKYRSIGLGTFGWHHLLALKNIAWDSEEAEKYADELYEQINYLAIRASNKLAQEKGAYKVFKGSDWNTGEYFARRNYNSPEWQELAKEVAEKGLRNAYLVAVAPNMSTAQIAGSTASIDPIYSAFYYEEKKDYRRPVIAPDLNLSTYPYYEKGAYKVDQFASVRQNGRRQRHVDQSLSFNFYVPSGIKASKLLELHMTAWNEGLKTTYYVRSNDIDVEECEWCSS is encoded by the coding sequence ATGAAATGGGGATTGCAAATGACAACTTACATAGTAAAAGACGGGGGAAACAGAAAGCTACCTTTTGATAAAAGCCGATTGGATGGATATTTAGAGAAAATCCATGAAGAATTTCCGAAACTTGATTTAGAAGATTACAAACGTAAGGTTTTTAATTTTGTAGAAAAGAAGGAAGATTATGCGGCTGACGAATTAGTCGATTATTTAATTAGGGAAGCAGAAGCTCGTACAGATATTCATATTGCTGAATGGGAACATTTCGCGGCACGCCTTTATTTAAATAAATTATATAAAAAAGCAAGCAAAAACCGTTTTTACAATGACGATGATAAATATGGTTCATATGTTGGACTTCAAGAAAGTTTAGGCGAGCGTGGGATTTATTCCGGCAATATCCTAAAAAATTATTCAAAAGAAGATTTGATTGTAGCTGGAAAATTAATTGATCCAGAAAAAGATAAATTATTTACGTATAATGGTTTGTATTTACTTGCGACTCGTTATTTAGCAACAGACTCCGAACGTAATGTATACGAATTACCACAAGAACGTTGGTTAACTATCGCGCTTTATTTAATGCAAAACGAACCAAAAGAAAAGCGTATGAAGTTAGTTGAAGAAGCTTACTGGGCGCTAAGCAATTTATATATGACTGTTGCCACTCCAACGCTAGCGAATGCAGGAAAAGTTGGCGGACAATTATCTAGTTGCTTCATTGATACAGTAGATGATAGCTTACAAGGCATTTATGATAGCAATACAGACGTTGCTAGAGTTTCTAAACACGGTGGTGGTGTTGGTGCTTATCTTGGTTATGTTCGTTCCACAGGAGCTGCTATTCGTGGCGTAAAAGGTGCAAGTGGTGGTGTTATTCCTTGGATTAAACAATTAAACAATACTGCTGTTAGTGTAGACCAATTAGGTCAACGTAAAGGTGCGATTGCGGTTTACTTAGACGTTTTCCACAAGGATATCGAATCTTTCCTTGATTTACGTTTAAATAATGGAGATCAACGTTTACGCGCACATGATGTATTTACTGCTGTTTGTATTCCAGATATTTTTATGGAAGCTGTAGAACGTCGTGGTGAGTGGTATTTATTCGATCCACATGAAGTAAAAGCGAAAAAAGGTTGGTACCTACAAGATTTCTACGATGAATCAAAAGGTATCGGTACTTTCCGTGAAAAATATGAAGAATTAGTAGCCGATGAAACTATCAGCAAAAAAATTGTTAAAGCTATTGATATCATGAAACGTATTATGATGAGTCAATTAGAAACAGGAAATCCGTTCATGTTTTACCGTGATGAAGTAAATAGAATGAATCCTAATAAACATGAAGGTATGGTATATTCTAGTAATTTATGTACAGAAATCATGCAAAATATGAGTCCAACAAAAATGATTCAAGAAATTATTTCTGGAGATCAAATCGTTATTACTAAACAAGCGGGAGATTTTGTTGTATGTAACTTATCTTCTGTGAACTTAGGCCGTGCTGTTTTGGCTGAAGAAGAAGGGACGCTGGAACGTTTAATCGAAGTAGAAGTACGTATGCTCGACAACGTAATCGACTTAAACGAACTACCAGTACCTCAAGCAACCATCACAAACCAAAAATATCGTTCTATTGGACTTGGAACATTCGGCTGGCATCACTTGCTTGCTCTTAAAAATATTGCTTGGGATTCTGAGGAAGCTGAGAAATATGCCGATGAATTATATGAACAAATTAACTACTTAGCTATTCGCGCTAGTAACAAGCTAGCTCAAGAAAAAGGTGCTTACAAAGTCTTCAAAGGTAGCGACTGGAACACAGGAGAATATTTCGCGCGTCGTAACTATAATTCACCTGAATGGCAAGAACTTGCAAAAGAAGTAGCAGAAAAAGGTTTGCGTAATGCGTATCTTGTAGCTGTAGCGCCAAACATGAGTACAGCTCAAATTGCTGGCTCCACTGCTTCGATTGACCCGATTTACAGTGCGTTCTACTATGAAGAGAAAAAAGACTATCGTCGTCCAGTAATCGCGCCGGACTTAAACCTAAGCACATACCCATACTACGAAAAAGGTGCTTACAAAGTTGACCAATTCGCAAGTGTACGTCAAAACGGTCGTCGTCAACGTCACGTAGACCAATCACTAAGCTTTAACTTCTATGTACCAAGTGGTATTAAAGCAAGTAAACTACTTGAACTACACATGACTGCTTGGAATGAAGGACTTAAAACAACGTACTATGTCCGCTCCAACGATATTGATGTGGAAGAGTGTGAATGGTGCTCAAGCTGA
- a CDS encoding YxeA family protein, producing MITKKRVLISLATVLLAVCAIWEYAMPTDAAVKSYYLKVAEAGKPVKKNQFKGYEYTSKVYDDKGKQKEIKFYSEKELTKNEQFKVMIGENKMVVNYKKIKNVPDKIKYLAEK from the coding sequence ATGATTACTAAAAAAAGAGTTTTAATATCACTAGCTACAGTTCTTCTAGCTGTTTGTGCTATTTGGGAGTATGCGATGCCGACCGATGCCGCAGTAAAATCCTATTATCTTAAAGTAGCAGAGGCTGGAAAACCAGTAAAGAAAAACCAATTTAAAGGTTATGAATATACTTCTAAAGTTTATGATGACAAAGGAAAACAAAAAGAAATTAAATTCTACTCTGAAAAAGAACTAACAAAAAACGAACAGTTCAAAGTAATGATTGGTGAAAACAAAATGGTAGTGAACTATAAAAAAATAAAAAACGTTCCTGATAAAATTAAATACTTAGCAGAAAAATAA
- a CDS encoding Gfo/Idh/MocA family protein, whose amino-acid sequence MKKYQLVIVGYGGMGSYHVTLASAADNIEVHGVFDILEEKRDAAAQKGLNIYESFADVLADEKVDAVLIATPNDSHKELAISALEAGKHVVCEKPVTMTSDDLLAIMDAAKKVNKHFMVHQNRRWDEDFLIIKEMFEQKTIGDMFHLESRVHGANGIPGDWRHLKAHGGGMVLDWGVHLLDQLLFLVDSNVKSVSAHLSYALGDEVDDGFVTFITFENGITAQIEVGTTNFIKLPRWYVKGTEGTGIIHDWDLSGEIVKPTALAKTSEPTPIKAGQGLTKTMAPPSEEATNTLSLPTPAKLATSFYNNFANVLSGESDPIVQNEEVYQVLKLIEAIFEAAETDKTIHSI is encoded by the coding sequence ATGAAAAAATATCAATTAGTAATTGTTGGTTATGGCGGGATGGGCAGCTATCATGTAACGCTTGCATCAGCAGCTGATAATATAGAAGTTCATGGTGTATTCGACATTCTAGAAGAAAAACGCGATGCCGCCGCTCAAAAAGGGTTGAACATATATGAAAGTTTTGCAGATGTTTTAGCAGATGAAAAGGTAGATGCTGTGCTCATTGCAACTCCGAATGATAGCCATAAAGAACTTGCTATCAGCGCACTCGAAGCAGGAAAACATGTCGTTTGCGAAAAACCAGTGACCATGACAAGCGATGATTTATTAGCAATTATGGATGCAGCAAAAAAAGTAAATAAACATTTTATGGTACATCAAAATAGACGTTGGGATGAAGATTTTCTTATTATTAAAGAAATGTTCGAACAAAAAACGATTGGCGATATGTTTCACCTAGAATCGCGTGTGCACGGAGCAAATGGTATTCCAGGTGATTGGCGTCATTTGAAAGCACATGGGGGTGGGATGGTACTTGATTGGGGCGTTCATTTGCTGGACCAATTATTATTCTTAGTTGATAGTAATGTAAAGTCTGTATCTGCACATTTAAGCTATGCGCTTGGTGATGAAGTGGATGATGGCTTTGTCACATTCATTACTTTTGAAAATGGTATCACAGCCCAAATCGAAGTCGGAACAACGAATTTTATTAAACTACCTCGGTGGTATGTGAAAGGAACAGAAGGAACTGGCATTATCCATGATTGGGATTTAAGTGGTGAAATCGTCAAACCAACAGCACTTGCTAAAACTTCTGAACCAACACCAATTAAAGCTGGTCAAGGACTAACTAAAACAATGGCACCACCAAGTGAAGAAGCTACCAATACCTTATCACTTCCAACTCCAGCCAAATTAGCTACTTCTTTCTATAATAATTTTGCAAACGTACTAAGCGGCGAAAGTGACCCAATCGTTCAAAACGAAGAAGTTTATCAAGTTTTAAAATTGATTGAAGCCATATTTGAAGCGGCTGAGACAGATAAAACTATTCATTCTATATAA
- a CDS encoding CsbD family protein, whose protein sequence is MSEDKGMKDKAKGMKDKVVGDAKDKFGKATDDKAKQAEGKAQKAKGEVEDKTGDAKKKLSE, encoded by the coding sequence ATGAGCGAAGATAAAGGTATGAAAGACAAAGCAAAAGGAATGAAAGACAAAGTAGTAGGTGACGCAAAAGACAAATTCGGTAAAGCAACAGACGACAAAGCGAAACAAGCAGAAGGTAAAGCACAAAAAGCTAAAGGCGAAGTAGAAGACAAAACTGGCGACGCTAAAAAGAAATTATCCGAATAA